Proteins from a single region of Mycoplasmopsis edwardii:
- a CDS encoding McrB family protein, translated as MKSKFLLNKKDKDMAKIFMSELCSKILTYKNNRSDLISKSMKIGLIKKSQFDDIDPFTWLSHLFGRIYETNDFDQMLKKVRDEFMIQKNSLSNLNKIIPIREWNRRGKKFFSAGKNEKTKWINDLWDTFEIAINLSYSNDDQILIESLKNQLDKIHKIKVQKVKITVGLSWINDEIFLAIDDWALELLNKKIGLNHEIYKRIKKYADGLNGESKNIDFGEYFEICKFVKEKIEKQELPFTSLFEISKGIKVEDPRAKRRQNQQKQESSANQKENKQKQQNQNANNTKKEAKQIQHLNTIYYGVPGTGKTYAANLKAKEIAKKDENIWKITFNQAYGYENFIEGLTVKTNGGETKYEIEPGIFKQINDLAIQDPNNNYVLIIDEINRGNISKIFGELITLVEESKRGKDNKIKLTHSGEEMYIPNNLYIIGTMNTADKSITSMDTAMRRRFKFIEKHPDYEILKNSKIKNIDLSKLLEIINKRIEAFSEKDQIIGHSYFIELINSDESEDVKFQKLVSVFENNIIPLLEEIFYGDYEKIMTILSNSDKNQNKDNNFITKTKINKDSLAMYDDNVDIVNEYSYSININALQNPGNYQKIYDKK; from the coding sequence ATGAAATCAAAATTTTTATTAAATAAAAAAGATAAAGATATGGCTAAAATTTTTATGTCAGAGTTATGTTCGAAAATATTAACATACAAAAATAACCGTTCTGATTTAATTTCTAAATCAATGAAAATTGGATTAATTAAAAAAAGCCAATTTGATGATATTGATCCATTTACTTGACTTTCTCACTTGTTTGGAAGAATTTATGAAACTAATGATTTTGACCAAATGCTTAAAAAAGTTAGAGATGAATTCATGATTCAAAAAAATTCACTTTCTAATTTGAATAAAATAATACCTATAAGAGAGTGAAATCGAAGAGGTAAAAAATTCTTTTCAGCAGGAAAAAATGAAAAAACTAAATGAATCAATGATTTATGAGACACATTCGAAATTGCTATTAATTTAAGTTATTCAAATGACGACCAAATTTTAATTGAGTCTTTAAAAAATCAACTAGATAAAATACATAAAATAAAAGTTCAAAAAGTTAAAATAACAGTTGGATTGTCATGAATAAATGACGAAATATTCTTAGCAATCGATGATTGAGCATTAGAATTATTAAACAAAAAAATTGGTTTAAACCATGAAATATACAAGAGAATCAAAAAATATGCAGATGGTCTAAATGGTGAAAGCAAAAATATTGATTTTGGTGAATACTTTGAAATTTGTAAATTTGTTAAAGAAAAAATCGAAAAACAAGAACTTCCGTTCACAAGTTTATTCGAGATTTCAAAAGGTATTAAAGTTGAAGACCCTAGAGCAAAAAGAAGGCAAAATCAACAAAAACAAGAATCTTCAGCAAATCAAAAGGAAAATAAACAAAAACAACAAAACCAAAATGCAAATAATACCAAAAAAGAAGCTAAACAAATTCAACACTTAAATACAATTTATTATGGTGTGCCTGGTACAGGCAAAACTTATGCAGCAAATTTAAAGGCTAAAGAAATAGCTAAAAAAGATGAAAATATTTGAAAAATAACATTTAACCAAGCATATGGATATGAAAATTTTATTGAAGGTTTAACAGTTAAAACAAATGGTGGAGAAACAAAATATGAAATAGAACCTGGTATTTTTAAGCAAATAAATGATCTAGCAATCCAGGACCCAAATAACAATTATGTTTTAATTATCGATGAAATAAATAGAGGTAATATTTCAAAAATATTTGGGGAACTTATCACTCTTGTTGAAGAGTCAAAAAGAGGTAAAGATAATAAAATTAAGTTAACTCATTCTGGCGAAGAAATGTATATCCCAAATAACTTATATATTATCGGTACAATGAACACAGCAGATAAATCTATTACTTCAATGGATACTGCAATGAGGAGACGTTTTAAATTTATTGAAAAGCATCCTGATTATGAAATACTTAAAAATTCAAAGATTAAAAACATTGATTTAAGTAAATTATTAGAAATTATTAATAAAAGAATTGAAGCATTTAGTGAAAAAGATCAAATTATTGGTCATTCATACTTTATCGAATTAATTAATTCTGATGAAAGCGAAGATGTAAAATTCCAAAAATTAGTTTCTGTTTTTGAAAACAATATTATTCCACTTTTAGAAGAGATTTTTTATGGTGATTATGAAAAAATAATGACAATACTTTCTAATAGTGATAAAAACCAAAACAAGGACAATAACTTTATTACTAAAACTAAAATTAATAAAGACTCTCTTGCAATGTATGATGATAATGTTGATATCGTGAATGAATATAGCTACAGTATCAATATAAATGCATTACAAAATCCAGGAAACTACCAAAAAATTTATGATAAAAAATAA